A stretch of the Lactuca sativa cultivar Salinas chromosome 9, Lsat_Salinas_v11, whole genome shotgun sequence genome encodes the following:
- the LOC111913414 gene encoding 14-3-3-like protein GF14 kappa, whose protein sequence is MPENLTREQYVYMAKLAEQAERYEEMVKSMEKLVVATTPAAELTVEERNLLSVAYKNVIGSLRAAWRIVSSIEQKEESRKNDDHVMLVKDYRSKVEDELSDVCSGILKLMDSHLVPSASTGESKVFYLKMKGDYHRYLAEFKAGDERKASAEATMNSYKAAQDIALVDLAPTHPIRLGLALNYSVFYYEILNSSDKACSMAKQAFEEAIAELDTLGEDSYKDSTLIMQLLRDNLTLWTSDAQDLDEP, encoded by the exons ATGCCGGAAAATTTAACGAGAGAGCAGTATGTGTACATGGCGAAGCTTGCGGAGCAAGCCGAGAGGTACGAAGAGATGGTGAAATCCATGGAAAAGCTCGTCGTTGCGACGACGCCGGCGGCTGAGCTGACTGTCGAGGAGCGTAACCTTTTATCAGTTGCCTACAAGAACGTTATCGGCTCTCTTCGAGCGGCTTGGCGAATCGTCTCATCGATCGAACAAAAGGAGGAGTCCCGAAAAAACGATGACCACGTCATGCTTGTCAAGGACTACAGATCTAAGGTCGAGGATGAGCTATCGGATGTGTGCTCGGGAATATTGAAGCTCATGGATTCGCATCTGGTGCCATCGGCATCCACCGGTGAATCGAAGGTGTTTTATTTGAAGATGAAAGGAGATTATCATCGTTATTTGGCTGAATTTAAAGCTGGAGATGAGCGAAAGGCATCAGCAGAGGCTACTATGAACTCCTATAAAGCTGCTCAG GATATTGCACTGGTGGATTTGGCTCCAACACATCCAATAAGATTGGGTCTGGCACTTAATTACTCGGTGTTCTACTATGAGATTCTGAATTCATCTGACAAGGCATGTAGCATGGCAAAACAG GCATTTGAGGAAGCCATTGCTGAGCTGGACACTCTGGGTGAAGACTCGTACAAGGATAGCACTCTGATTATGCAACTATTGAGGGACAATCTCACTCTTTGGACTTCAGATGCACAG GACTTGGATGAGCCCTAA
- the LOC111913412 gene encoding protein MAINTENANCE OF PSII UNDER HIGH LIGHT 1, which translates to MASSAAALSANSCSTNMRLRFFNNDPYRKQQKQNLNFFKIRASSSDEQDDCNVEECAPDKEVGKVSMEWLAGEKTKVAGTFPPRRREWSGYVEKDTAGQTNIYSVEPAVYVAESAISSGSSGTSADGAENTAALVGFSGIIAVAAASVILLQVGKNSPPPIKTFDYAGPSLSYYITKFKPSEIVPTQASDEIPESSIPTQASDAVMSSTSAETPESSVSVPVPVPQIDSEASIDSTTDAVTSTSTEKSEETAIATPQALEVEVGSG; encoded by the exons ATGGCTTCATCTGCTGCTGCGTTATCAGCAAACAGCTGTAGCACAAACATGAGGTTACGATTCTTTAACAACGATCCTTATAGGAAGCAACAGAAGCAGAAtctcaatttttttaaaattcgAGCTTCCTCCTCCGATGAGCAAGACGACTGCAATGTTGAAGAATGCGCCCCGGACAAAGAG GTGGGGAAAGTGAGCATGGAGTGGTTAGCCGGGGAGAAAACCAAAGTGGCGGGAACATTCCCACCCCGTAGACGTGAATGGAGTGGTTATGTTGAGAAGGACACAGCTGGCCAAACAAATATATATTCAGTTGAG CCTGCAGTTTACGTGGCAGAGAGTGCAATCAGCTCAGGGAGTTCGGGTACATCTGCAGATGGAGCCGAAAACACAGCAGCCCTAGTTGGTTTCTCAGGCATTATTGCTGTTGCTGCAGCATCTGTGATACTCCTTCAAGTTGGGAAGAactcacctcctccaataaaaaCATTCGATTATGCGGGCCCCTCCCTTAGTTACTACATTACCAAATTTAAACCTTCAGAAATTGTCCCAACACAAGCTTCGGATGAAATACCAGAGAGCTCAATCCCAACACAAGCTTCAGATGCTGTCATGTCATCAACTTCAGCTGAAACACCAGAGAGCTCAGTCTCAGTCCCAGTCCCAGTCCCACAAATTGATTCAGAAGCTTCTATTGATTCTACCACGGATGCAGTCACATCAACTTCAACTGAAAAATCGGAAGAGACTGCTATTGCGACTCCACAAGCATTAGAGGTTGAGGTAGGATCAGGATAA
- the LOC111913411 gene encoding pentatricopeptide repeat-containing protein At5g18475, giving the protein MGKIRWFSTSFSKEPSMVPWISPLVYAKSRSQKPDPSTTITQTPKNPKYISHESAIRLIKREKDPHRILTIFKTIANQRGFNHNHSTYAITLHKLARSKHFKEVDSILHQMSYETCKFHESIFLDLMTHFSKSSLHKRVIEMFDKIQPIVREKPSLKAVSTCLNLLVDSNQVDLARNFLLDSKKTLDLHPNTCIFNILVKHHCKNGNLESAIEVIKEMKLSEVSYPNLITYSTLMEGFCQSGKLEEAIDLFEQMVSKERITPDPLTYNILINGFCKSGKVDRAMKIVDFMTKNGCNPNVFNYSTLMNGFCKIGDLKEAKNVFKEMKRVGLRPDKILYTTLINCMCRAGEIDEGIRVLKEMEENDCKGDTITFNVILVGLCRFDRTYEAFEMLERLSYEGGVYLDKSSYRIVLNSLIKLGDLEKATGLVGVMLSRGFVPHFATSNELVVGLCEGGRGEEAAAVVAALAVMGFNPELRVWGRVVEVVCRGRRLLDTFEVLDGLINRGNQE; this is encoded by the coding sequence ATGGGTAAGATACGTTGGTTCTCTACTTCTTTTTCTAAAGAACCTTCAATGGTTCCATGGATTTCCCCCCTTGTTTATGCAAAATCTAGATCCCAAAAACCAGACCCTTCAACCACCATCACACAAACCCCAAAAAACCCTAAATACATTTCTCATGAATCAGCCATTAGATTAATAAAACGTGAGAAAGATCCACATCGAATCCTTACAATCTTTAAAACCATTGCTAATCAAAGAGGTTTCAATCATAACCACTCCACTTACGCCATTACCCTTCACAAACTCGCACGCTCAAAACACTTCAAAGAAGTCGATTCCATTCTTCATCAAATGAGCTATGAAACCTGCAAATTCCATGAAAGTATATTCCTTGATCTCATGACACATTTCTCAAAATCTTCACTTCATAAAAGGGTTATTGAAATGTTTGATAAAATTCAACCAATTGTTCGCGAAAAGCCCTCTTTAAAAGCCGTGAGCACATGTCTAAATCTTTTGGTTGATTCAAATCAAGTCGATTTAGCAAGAAATTTCCTCTTAGATTCCAAAAAGACCCTCGATTTACATCCTAACACATGCATCTTCAACATTTTGGTCAAACATCATTGCAAGAATGGAAATCTTGAATCTGCTATTGAGGTCATAAAAGAGATGAAACTTTCAGAAGTTTCTTACCCTAATTTGATCACATACTCAACTCTAATGGAGGGTTTTTGCCAAagtggaaaactcgaagaagcaATCGATCTTTTCGAACAAATGGTTTCAAAAGAGCGAATCACACCCGATCCTTTGACTTACAACATTTTAATAAACGGGTTTTGTAAGTCTGGAAAGGTTGACCGAGCCATGAAGATAGTTGACTTCATGACAAAAAACGGGTGCAATCCAAATGTATTCAACTACTCAACTTTAATGAACGGATTTTGCAAAATAGGTGATTTAAAAGAAGCgaaaaatgtttttaaagaaatgaaaCGGGTCGGGTTACGACCCGATAAAATCTTGTACACCACTTTGATTAATTGTATGTGTAGAGCGGGTGAAATTGATgaagggattagggttttgaaAGAAATGGAGGAAAATGATTGTAAAGGGGACACAATTACTTTTAATGTGATTCTTGTGGGGTTATGTAGATTTGATAGAACTTATGAAGCTTTTGAGATGCTTGAGAGGTTGAGTTATGAAGGAGGTGTTTATTTGGATAAGTCGAGTTATAGGATTGTGTTGAATTCATTGATTAAATTAGGGGATTTGGAGAAGGCAACAGGGTTGGTTGGTGTGATGTTGAGTAGAGGATTTGTGCCTCATTTTGCCACGTCAAATGAGTTGGTGGTTGGGCTTTGTGAAGGTGGAAGGGGGGAGGAGGCGGCGGCGGTGGTGGCGGCATTGGCGGTGATGGGGTTTAACCCTGAGTTGAGAGTGTGGGGTCGGGTTGTTGAGGTGGTGTGTAGGGGGAGAAGATTGTTGGATACATTTGAAGTTCTTGATGGGTTGATTAATAGAGGGAATCAAGAATAA
- the LOC111913410 gene encoding uncharacterized protein LOC111913410: protein MRWDELEGDFMHHNDEQEPQQQDQQDSSYLNFDTLSLISKPKDYYRILEVDYEATEEEIRSNYIRLALKWHPDKQKGEDSATSRFQEINEAYKVLSDPIRKQEYDKTGMLYLYDYNIVDYLNRYKGLILTCNGLGMKTSIL, encoded by the exons ATGAGATGGGACGAACTGGAAGGCGATTTTATGCATCACAACGACGAACAAGAACCCCAACAACAAGACCAACAAGACTCTTCGTATCTCAATTTCGATACCCTCTCTCTCATTTCTAAGCCCAAG GATTATTATCGAATACTTGAGGTGGATTACGAAGCTACGGAAGAAGAAATTCGGTCCAACTATATTCGTTTAGCTCTG AAATGGCATCCAGACAAGCAAAAAGGTGAGGATAGTGCCACATCCAGGTTTCAAGAGATAAATGAGGCATACAAAG ttttgagTGATCCAATCCGTAAACAAGAATATGACAAGACAGGAATGCTATACCTCTATGATTACAACATTGTG GATTACCTTAACCGTTACAAGGGTCTTATCTTAACATGCAATGGCCTCGGGATGAAGACATCAATCTTGTGA